One window of Desulfobacca acetoxidans DSM 11109 genomic DNA carries:
- a CDS encoding V4R domain-containing protein: MPGANHLFFHWESLGDLEIGRPNLGMMAPVLVYRLMLYTMRTVLTARFGLAETKRIFVAAGRLAGEEFCRHLLNTQLEFDKFLTELQEKLVEHKIGILRVEELDIDTWDMTLTVAEDLDCSGLPVTNETVCDYDEGFLGGILKAYTGNDFRVEEIDCWAKGDRVCRFKVNLIQAN, translated from the coding sequence GTGCCAGGAGCCAATCATCTTTTTTTCCATTGGGAATCCTTAGGTGATCTGGAAATCGGGCGCCCCAATCTGGGGATGATGGCGCCAGTATTAGTTTATCGTTTGATGCTCTATACCATGCGGACAGTTCTGACCGCGCGGTTCGGCCTGGCAGAAACCAAAAGAATATTTGTTGCCGCCGGGCGCTTGGCAGGGGAGGAATTCTGCCGGCATTTATTAAATACCCAACTAGAGTTTGATAAATTTCTAACCGAACTGCAGGAGAAATTGGTCGAACATAAGATCGGTATCCTGCGAGTGGAAGAATTGGATATCGATACCTGGGATATGACGCTGACCGTAGCCGAAGATTTGGACTGCTCCGGCCTGCCGGTAACCAATGAGACGGTGTGTGACTATGATGAGGGCTTCCTAGGCGGCATTCTAAAAGCCTATACCGGCAATGACTTCCGGGTGGAAGAGATCGACTGCTGGGCCAAGGGGGATCGGGTCTGTCGGTTCAAGGTGAATCTGATTCAGGCAAACTGA
- a CDS encoding formylglycine-generating enzyme family protein yields MSDSHLQDSMIAQRLFLCLIICFCLSAWLASGRLALAASPPPAPTCHNILGIQLRLIPGGPYLLGSPPEESGRYWDEGPQHWVNLSPFYITATEITNAQYGEFLAATGHPEPLYWLDRNLNAPNQPVVGVTWHDATAFAKWLSRITQEEYMLPTEAQWEAAARGGLVGQPFPWGSTPPEQGGRFRASFNPNPYDKDGFRYTAPVASFPPNGFGLYDMAGNVAEWCEDWYHSSSYTKSRKENPAGPASGTSRVLRGGSWYGRARELRCAARQSFRPSQTDGFIGFRLIRPVSP; encoded by the coding sequence ATGTCTGATTCCCATCTGCAAGATAGCATGATTGCCCAACGTCTTTTCCTTTGCTTGATTATCTGTTTCTGTCTGTCTGCCTGGCTTGCCTCCGGCAGGCTGGCACTCGCTGCATCCCCGCCGCCAGCGCCAACTTGCCACAATATATTAGGGATACAACTGCGTCTGATCCCTGGTGGACCTTACCTGCTGGGAAGCCCACCTGAAGAATCGGGACGCTATTGGGACGAAGGACCGCAACATTGGGTAAACCTCTCACCCTTCTACATCACGGCTACTGAAATTACCAATGCCCAATATGGAGAGTTTTTGGCGGCCACTGGCCACCCTGAACCCCTTTATTGGCTGGATAGAAACCTCAACGCGCCTAACCAGCCGGTGGTGGGGGTTACCTGGCATGATGCCACCGCCTTTGCCAAGTGGCTAAGCCGGATTACCCAGGAGGAGTATATGCTTCCTACTGAAGCCCAATGGGAGGCCGCAGCCCGGGGCGGCCTAGTAGGGCAGCCTTTCCCGTGGGGGAGCACTCCTCCCGAACAGGGAGGGCGATTTCGGGCCAGCTTCAATCCCAACCCCTACGATAAAGATGGCTTTCGCTATACTGCCCCGGTGGCCAGCTTTCCTCCAAATGGTTTCGGTCTCTATGATATGGCCGGCAACGTGGCTGAGTGGTGTGAGGACTGGTATCATTCCTCCTCGTATACAAAAAGCCGCAAAGAAAATCCTGCCGGACCCGCTTCCGGGACGTCTCGCGTCCTGAGAGGTGGCTCCTGGTATGGCCGGGCCCGAGAATTGCGTTGCGCCGCTCGCCAATCTTTTCGTCCCTCCCAAACCGACGGATTTATCGGGTTCAGGCTGATTCGGCCAGTTTCTCCTTAA
- the cooS gene encoding anaerobic carbon-monoxide dehydrogenase catalytic subunit yields MAEKESKAFDPATKSVDPATVEMIKKAQAAGVETIWDRADKMKPCPIGAEGACCRICSQGPCRVPPVKKAKEGEEQKKQAVGLCGATAETIVARNFARMVCGGAAAHNDHSRGVAKLFKEVAHGKAPGYKIKDIRKLKQLARDYDVPLTEGEGDDKKSRSTEVIAQELADKILVEFGQQDGELVFAAKRPPKKRIELWRNLGVMPRGCDIEIVELMHRTHMGVDQEYHNILKQCTRTAISDGWGGSMISTDLQDVLFGCPVPVSGEINLGVLKEDHVNIIIHGHEPVLPEMIYVASQEPEIVQYAQNKGAKGVQLAGMCCSANELLMRHGIPTAGNYLQQELAIITGAVDAMVVDVQCEMQSLANVAKCYHTKLITTDPRARIEGETMHIPMDEHHAIEIARQIVREAIDNFPNRRAPVLIPDIKYPTVVGFSYETIQYLLGGSIRGSYYTLNDNIIGGRVRGVAGVVGCNNCRTPHDSAHLAMTKELLKNDVIVLVTGCSAMAAGKEGLLTPEAAVKYCGPGLAEVCETVGIPPVLHMGSCVDNSRILMAATACVKAGGLGSDISDLPAAGAAPEWMSEKAISIGHYFVSSGVYTVFGGSFPTTGSALFTDYLFRGLEEELGGMWDLELDPVLAAKKMIAHIDKKRAALGIDKARERVLFDMEMRREMQAGGSEE; encoded by the coding sequence ATGGCTGAAAAGGAATCGAAAGCGTTCGATCCGGCGACCAAGTCGGTAGATCCGGCGACAGTTGAGATGATCAAGAAGGCTCAGGCTGCCGGAGTTGAAACTATCTGGGATCGGGCCGATAAGATGAAACCCTGTCCTATCGGGGCTGAAGGTGCCTGTTGCCGTATCTGTTCCCAAGGTCCCTGTCGGGTACCGCCGGTGAAGAAGGCAAAAGAGGGCGAAGAACAGAAGAAGCAGGCGGTTGGCCTGTGCGGGGCCACTGCCGAAACTATTGTGGCCCGTAACTTTGCCCGCATGGTCTGTGGCGGGGCGGCGGCCCACAACGACCACTCCCGGGGTGTTGCCAAGTTATTCAAGGAAGTGGCGCATGGGAAGGCACCAGGTTATAAGATTAAAGATATCCGCAAGTTAAAACAGCTTGCCCGGGATTATGATGTGCCTCTCACCGAAGGTGAGGGAGATGACAAAAAGTCTCGTTCTACCGAAGTCATTGCCCAAGAATTAGCCGACAAGATCCTGGTGGAGTTCGGCCAACAGGATGGTGAACTCGTTTTTGCCGCCAAACGGCCCCCCAAGAAACGGATAGAGTTATGGCGCAACTTGGGTGTGATGCCTCGAGGTTGCGATATCGAGATTGTCGAGCTGATGCACCGCACTCACATGGGGGTGGATCAGGAGTATCACAATATCTTGAAGCAATGTACCCGCACCGCCATCTCTGACGGCTGGGGTGGTTCCATGATCTCCACCGACCTGCAGGACGTGCTGTTCGGCTGTCCCGTGCCGGTCTCCGGCGAAATCAACCTGGGGGTGTTGAAGGAAGACCATGTCAACATTATCATTCACGGGCACGAGCCGGTGTTGCCGGAGATGATCTATGTGGCCTCCCAGGAACCGGAGATAGTGCAGTATGCCCAGAACAAAGGCGCCAAGGGGGTGCAGTTGGCCGGGATGTGCTGTTCTGCCAATGAGCTCCTGATGCGCCATGGGATTCCCACGGCCGGCAACTACCTGCAGCAGGAGTTGGCTATTATCACCGGCGCGGTCGATGCCATGGTGGTCGATGTGCAATGCGAGATGCAGTCCCTGGCCAATGTGGCCAAGTGCTATCATACCAAATTGATCACCACCGATCCCCGGGCCCGCATCGAAGGCGAAACTATGCACATTCCCATGGATGAGCACCATGCCATCGAGATCGCCCGCCAGATCGTACGGGAAGCCATTGACAACTTCCCCAACCGCAGGGCGCCGGTGTTGATCCCGGATATTAAATATCCCACCGTGGTGGGTTTCAGCTATGAGACCATCCAGTACCTGCTGGGCGGTTCAATCCGGGGTTCATACTACACCCTGAATGACAACATCATCGGTGGCCGGGTACGCGGTGTGGCCGGCGTGGTTGGCTGCAACAACTGCCGCACTCCCCATGACAGCGCCCACCTGGCTATGACCAAGGAACTGCTCAAGAACGATGTCATCGTCCTGGTGACCGGTTGCTCTGCTATGGCTGCGGGTAAGGAAGGTCTGTTGACCCCCGAGGCGGCAGTAAAGTATTGCGGCCCCGGTTTGGCCGAGGTCTGCGAAACCGTAGGCATCCCGCCGGTGCTGCATATGGGCTCCTGCGTGGATAACTCCCGTATCCTGATGGCGGCCACTGCCTGCGTCAAGGCCGGTGGTTTGGGCTCCGACATCAGCGACCTGCCGGCCGCCGGCGCGGCGCCCGAATGGATGAGTGAGAAGGCTATCTCCATCGGTCATTACTTCGTCTCCTCCGGTGTCTACACCGTCTTCGGAGGGTCCTTCCCCACCACCGGTTCTGCACTCTTCACCGATTACCTTTTCAGAGGCTTAGAGGAGGAGTTGGGCGGTATGTGGGATTTGGAGCTTGATCCGGTGCTGGCAGCCAAGAAGATGATTGCCCACATTGACAAGAAACGCGCTGCTTTGGGTATCGATAAGGCCCGTGAACGCGTTCTGTTCGATATGGAAATGCGTCGTGAGATGCAGGCTGGCGGAAGCGAAGAATAG
- a CDS encoding LPS-assembly protein LptD: protein MKLRLVIWMPVLLCCLIWPAWAEEVEIFKDLAFEGGPWLLKADKLVYHTVDQTYEAVGRVTIRQGDRRITAEYIKVHGPTRIAELEGNVVIVLGQDILRGRTGRFNLVTRCGEISEARLFLQRNHFHVTSALIRKTGDDTFHAEKCVVTTCDADRPMWSFYSRELNVKLDGYAIGKATALRLGPIPVAFLPAAVLPVKTSRQSGFLMPIYSQHRAAGTVVEIPFYWAINNYMDATLYQMVVNKRGYLQGLEYRYAWDKDSGGAARFSYIRDGKEEAPTPHRYWGVAMLNQNLPQGWSAKGTLDIPSDGQYLYDYNYGYLGLDRLSRSWAEDYGRNLEQFEVKTRVSGLVLTRNFSQGSVNFYGQYYRPLYSDISRPLDKAPSLNVGTLLLPLGSWPIHFHLNTAYTHYYHDYGLSGQRLDFHPRFSLNSRLFGTFDLEAVAGWRGTGYRVDSRDAGDDLNKYDGRSLYDVKTGLSTSLFKDWGRSSGSAGFVRHVFQPRVVYYNYQNFNVNRIPQFDPFDYGWQNQVTKNYPIFEGEEPIGGINATTYSLTNHFLRRSTSSTGLPHITDLFWSRLTQSIFFNSSNYGLDGQPQPHRRMSDIFLETMAFPIEQIGLGLDTGISPYHEGLSRMDVNLLLRDRADRNHLNISYIYLKNYANQINSSVFLDLFRSIKVGFSNQHTFVSGKKLENKYSLIFQRQCWGVSLNFADRSTDKYVSFSIIIPGLIEKSHAPSQGQQVL, encoded by the coding sequence TTGAAACTGCGGCTTGTTATCTGGATGCCGGTGCTGCTCTGCTGCCTGATCTGGCCAGCCTGGGCAGAAGAAGTCGAAATATTCAAGGATCTTGCCTTTGAAGGAGGACCTTGGCTGCTCAAGGCCGACAAACTGGTCTACCATACCGTTGACCAGACCTATGAAGCTGTCGGAAGAGTAACTATTCGACAGGGAGACCGGCGGATAACAGCCGAATATATTAAGGTCCATGGACCGACGCGCATTGCCGAACTGGAAGGCAATGTAGTCATTGTCCTGGGCCAGGATATCTTGCGGGGCCGAACCGGGCGTTTCAATCTGGTTACCCGCTGTGGGGAGATCTCTGAGGCCAGACTCTTTCTACAACGCAACCATTTTCATGTCACCAGTGCCCTGATCCGCAAAACCGGTGATGACACCTTTCATGCCGAGAAGTGTGTGGTCACGACCTGTGATGCAGATCGGCCGATGTGGAGTTTTTATAGCCGTGAATTGAACGTAAAACTAGATGGTTATGCTATCGGTAAGGCCACTGCCCTGCGGCTGGGCCCTATACCGGTGGCATTCCTTCCGGCTGCGGTGCTGCCTGTGAAGACCTCCAGGCAGTCAGGTTTCCTCATGCCGATTTACAGTCAACACCGGGCGGCTGGCACGGTGGTGGAAATCCCCTTTTATTGGGCCATCAATAATTATATGGACGCCACCCTTTACCAGATGGTGGTGAACAAAAGAGGGTACCTGCAGGGTTTGGAATACCGCTATGCCTGGGACAAAGACTCTGGCGGGGCGGCGCGTTTCTCTTATATCCGGGACGGCAAAGAGGAGGCTCCGACACCGCACCGGTACTGGGGCGTCGCCATGTTAAACCAGAATCTGCCGCAAGGCTGGTCAGCCAAGGGTACCCTGGATATTCCTAGTGATGGACAGTATCTTTATGATTACAATTATGGCTACCTGGGTTTGGATCGGCTCTCCCGTTCTTGGGCGGAAGACTACGGCCGCAATCTGGAGCAATTTGAGGTTAAGACCAGGGTATCCGGCCTGGTGCTGACGCGCAATTTCTCCCAGGGCAGCGTCAATTTTTATGGCCAATATTATCGCCCGCTTTATTCGGATATTTCCCGTCCACTTGATAAAGCACCCTCTTTGAATGTGGGTACTCTCTTGCTCCCCCTCGGTTCCTGGCCTATCCATTTCCACCTTAACACGGCCTATACCCACTATTATCATGACTACGGCCTGAGCGGCCAGAGATTGGATTTCCACCCCCGGTTTTCCCTGAACAGCCGGTTATTCGGCACCTTTGACTTAGAGGCCGTTGCGGGTTGGCGGGGAACCGGTTACCGGGTCGATTCCAGGGACGCCGGTGATGATCTGAACAAATATGATGGCCGTTCATTATATGATGTCAAGACCGGCCTCAGCACCTCTCTCTTTAAAGATTGGGGTCGGAGTTCGGGCTCCGCGGGATTTGTCCGGCACGTCTTCCAACCCAGAGTAGTTTATTATAACTACCAGAATTTCAATGTGAATCGCATCCCTCAATTTGATCCTTTCGATTATGGTTGGCAGAATCAGGTAACTAAAAATTATCCGATTTTTGAAGGAGAGGAACCTATCGGGGGGATCAATGCAACTACGTATTCGCTGACGAATCATTTCCTCCGGCGGTCAACATCGAGTACCGGCCTGCCGCACATCACCGACCTTTTTTGGAGCCGATTGACTCAGAGTATATTTTTTAATTCGTCCAATTATGGTCTGGACGGCCAACCGCAGCCGCACCGCCGCATGTCCGATATCTTCCTGGAGACCATGGCCTTTCCCATCGAACAGATCGGCCTAGGTCTGGACACCGGCATATCACCTTATCATGAGGGATTGAGTCGGATGGATGTCAATCTTTTACTGCGGGATCGGGCTGATCGAAATCATCTTAATATATCTTATATCTACCTCAAGAACTACGCCAATCAGATCAATTCGAGCGTCTTTCTTGATCTCTTCCGATCGATCAAGGTTGGGTTTAGCAACCAGCATACATTTGTCAGCGGCAAAAAATTAGAAAATAAATATAGCCTTATCTTTCAGCGGCAATGCTGGGGGGTCAGCCTGAACTTCGCCGATCGCAGCACGGATAAATACGTCAGCTTCTCGATTATCATTCCCGGACTGATAGAAAAAAGTCATGCCCCGAGCCAGGGGCAACAGGTATTATAA